From the Candidatus Thorarchaeota archaeon genome, one window contains:
- a CDS encoding sulfurtransferase TusA family protein — MTEEPDRKVDCIGLACPQPLLRTRVALGKMEAGEILEVLADDPDAKKDITGLVRRLDHTLLDFSEEDAIFRFLIRKND, encoded by the coding sequence GTGACCGAAGAACCTGATAGGAAAGTTGATTGTATTGGATTGGCCTGCCCACAGCCCTTGCTCAGGACGCGTGTTGCATTAGGCAAGATGGAAGCCGGCGAGATTCTGGAAGTGCTTGCTGACGATCCTGACGCCAAGAAAGACATTACAGGTCTGGTACGCCGACTCGACCACACGCTCCTAGATTTCTCTGAGGAAGATGCTATTTTCAGATTCTTGATACGCAAGAATGACTGA